One region of Anaerolineales bacterium genomic DNA includes:
- a CDS encoding sugar phosphorylase, producing the protein MPGSRDEIRWGNLLRGLYDDRETAWLMRRLDALVEDRRRSAPGANRRKAELTQRDVMLIVYPDQIVQAGSAPLSVLADFCLNRLAGVVSLVHILPFFPSSSDDGFAVTDYRRVDPALGSWDDIHRLAHKFQLMIDAVVNHASARGEWFQAFLRDEAPYRGFFLEQPDRPELARVVRPRTTPLLHSFPGSASSKIVWTTFSADQVDLNYRNPRLLLKMVELLLEYSAHGASFLRLDAVAYLWKEVGTACIHLPQTHRIVRLFRSVLESAAPGVKLVTETNVPQAENLSYFGDGNNEAHLVYNFPLPPLVLHTLHSGSPRALSRWIDGLPHPGGRSTFLNFLASHDGIGLNAVRDLLPPEDLDHLIRKTLEHGGRISDKRNSDGTVQPYELNINYLDAVSAPDGGEPLDLAVGRFLAAHGILLALAGIPAIYFHSLFGSRGWPDGVEQTGRNRTINRQKLERAELERGLSDKAGLRHRVFTGLQRLIRARMLSPAFDPYGRQQTVDVGSAVFALQRTQPGSGRRALCLQEVSGEPQTVNLDLEDCFGASGPAFAVVDLVTGKRFSARRDAAFPLGPYQTCWLVPLGGGMPPNLERASSA; encoded by the coding sequence ATGCCCGGGTCCCGAGACGAAATCCGTTGGGGGAATCTGCTCCGCGGCCTCTACGACGACCGGGAGACCGCCTGGCTCATGCGCCGCCTCGACGCACTGGTGGAGGATCGGCGCCGGTCTGCGCCCGGTGCAAATCGCCGCAAAGCGGAACTCACCCAAAGAGACGTCATGCTCATCGTCTATCCGGATCAAATCGTCCAAGCCGGATCGGCTCCGTTGTCGGTTCTGGCCGATTTTTGCCTCAACCGCCTCGCCGGCGTCGTTTCCTTGGTGCATATTCTGCCGTTTTTCCCCTCGTCGTCGGACGACGGCTTTGCCGTCACGGATTACCGCCGGGTGGATCCCGCCCTGGGAAGTTGGGACGACATCCACCGCTTGGCGCACAAATTCCAACTGATGATCGATGCGGTCGTCAACCACGCTTCCGCTCGCGGCGAATGGTTTCAAGCCTTCCTGCGTGACGAAGCACCGTACCGCGGCTTTTTCTTGGAACAGCCGGACAGGCCGGAGCTGGCCCGGGTCGTTCGTCCGCGCACCACGCCCCTGCTGCACTCGTTTCCGGGAAGCGCTTCGTCAAAAATCGTGTGGACCACGTTCAGCGCCGATCAGGTGGATTTGAATTACCGCAACCCCCGGCTTTTGCTGAAGATGGTGGAGTTGCTGCTCGAGTATTCGGCGCACGGCGCATCGTTCCTGCGCCTGGACGCCGTCGCCTACCTGTGGAAGGAAGTCGGCACCGCGTGCATCCATCTTCCTCAGACTCACCGGATTGTCCGTCTGTTCCGCTCCGTGCTCGAGTCGGCGGCGCCGGGAGTAAAACTCGTCACCGAGACCAACGTGCCTCAGGCGGAAAACCTCTCCTATTTCGGCGACGGGAACAACGAGGCGCATTTGGTTTACAATTTCCCGCTTCCGCCGCTTGTGCTGCACACCCTGCACAGCGGAAGTCCCCGCGCCCTCAGCCGTTGGATCGACGGGCTTCCGCATCCCGGCGGGCGTTCCACCTTCTTGAATTTTCTCGCCTCCCACGACGGCATCGGCTTGAATGCGGTCCGGGACCTGCTTCCGCCCGAGGATCTGGACCATCTGATCCGAAAAACCCTGGAGCACGGCGGAAGGATCTCCGACAAACGCAATTCCGACGGCACGGTTCAGCCGTACGAACTAAACATCAATTACCTGGACGCGGTGTCCGCTCCGGACGGGGGAGAACCTCTCGACCTTGCGGTCGGCCGGTTCCTTGCCGCGCACGGGATTTTGCTCGCATTAGCGGGAATTCCTGCGATATACTTCCATAGCCTGTTCGGATCCCGCGGCTGGCCGGACGGCGTCGAACAGACCGGACGCAACCGAACGATCAACCGCCAAAAGTTGGAGCGCGCGGAACTCGAGCGCGGGCTTTCGGACAAAGCGGGATTGCGGCACCGGGTTTTTACCGGCCTCCAACGGCTGATCCGGGCCCGGATGCTTTCGCCGGCTTTTGATCCGTACGGCCGCCAACAGACGGTGGATGTCGGAAGCGCCGTCTTCGCCCTGCAGCGGACCCAGCCAGGAAGCGGGCGGCGCGCGCTTTGCCTCCAGGAAGTGTCGGGAGAGCCGCAGACGGTTAATCTGGATCTGGAAGACTGCTTCGGGGCTTCCGGTCCGGCGTTTGCCGTCGTTGATCTTGTGACCGGGAAGCGATTCTCCGCCCGCCGCGACGCGGCCTTTCCCCTGGGTCCGTATCAAACCTGCTGGCTTGTCCCTCTCGGCGGCGGAATGCCGCCCAATTTGGAAAGGGCTTCCTCGGCATGA
- a CDS encoding protein kinase produces MALEKGYLLYGRYRIELVLGRGGMGSVYKALDENLGIQVAVKENLFTTEEYARQFRREATILAGLRHANLPRVTDHFVIAGQGQYLVMDFIDGDDLRSRIEKGNLPSEKLTVDWARQICDALHYLHNRQPPVVHRDIKPGNIRITSEGRAVLVDFGLARLMEGPTTTTGAKAMTPGYSPPEQYGASRTDSRTDIYALAATMYTLLTGSMPEDGLERALGQRTLTPIRTRNPKISSAVASAIERALEVLPENRYQTISEFQKALHQALPTGPLPAPAAAGSRPLAVTARLKPLPGSAAEPPVKPTARGTAGLPKKTPPPQPAKPNKGFPWGCALSGFFAVTLVIAGGVLFAFRGDEILSLVRAIAEGAPSAAALAESQTSLAPLFTVTVTEETSPVTATPTDTPEPTATESPIPTPAGRAQAIAFVSTRVDGIPQIFTMDLEGENLRQITDEPEGACQPDWSPDGSQLVFISPCKDPTETKYVKTAVFTINADGSGRTSLTKVPGGDYDPAWSPDGKKILVTSLQNNRQHIYVMDANGDNRVDISIKSGATDSQARWAPDGERIVFVSMAGSQPIVFLGGIDPQKNPPKDFSDVPYSTMSPDWSVDNFILYVTGRGQVLICQDATRHVCPKNPLTEEYRSTTVARFSPDGKWVLYDMKDKEKNNRDIYLIPIVGAQQPRRLTTDPADETDPAWRPMPAET; encoded by the coding sequence ATGGCGCTGGAAAAAGGGTATTTGCTTTACGGCAGGTATCGAATTGAATTGGTGCTGGGCCGCGGCGGAATGGGATCCGTTTACAAGGCCCTCGACGAAAACCTCGGCATACAGGTGGCGGTCAAGGAAAACCTCTTCACGACCGAGGAATATGCCCGCCAGTTCCGCCGGGAGGCGACAATCCTAGCCGGACTGCGCCATGCCAACCTGCCGCGGGTAACGGATCACTTTGTGATCGCCGGCCAGGGTCAATACCTGGTGATGGACTTCATCGACGGCGACGACCTTCGATCGCGAATTGAAAAAGGAAATTTGCCCAGCGAAAAGCTGACCGTCGATTGGGCGCGGCAGATATGCGACGCGCTTCACTACCTGCACAACCGTCAGCCCCCGGTCGTCCACCGCGACATCAAACCCGGAAATATCCGCATCACTTCCGAAGGCCGAGCCGTTCTGGTGGATTTTGGTTTGGCCCGGTTAATGGAAGGACCGACGACGACCACCGGCGCCAAGGCTATGACCCCGGGATACTCTCCGCCGGAACAGTACGGAGCCAGCCGGACCGATTCACGGACCGACATATACGCGCTGGCCGCAACCATGTACACCCTGCTCACCGGATCGATGCCCGAGGACGGATTGGAGCGGGCGCTGGGGCAAAGGACTCTCACGCCGATTCGAACCCGGAATCCGAAAATCTCTTCCGCCGTTGCGTCCGCGATCGAACGGGCGCTGGAAGTTCTGCCCGAGAACCGCTACCAGACCATCTCCGAATTTCAGAAAGCGCTCCATCAAGCCCTACCGACCGGACCCCTTCCCGCGCCGGCAGCAGCGGGATCCAGGCCGCTGGCTGTAACCGCCCGCTTAAAACCCCTGCCCGGATCGGCCGCAGAGCCGCCGGTAAAACCCACGGCCCGGGGAACGGCTGGATTGCCGAAGAAAACGCCGCCACCCCAACCTGCAAAACCGAACAAGGGATTCCCATGGGGCTGCGCCCTAAGCGGTTTCTTCGCGGTCACCCTGGTGATCGCCGGCGGGGTTCTCTTTGCCTTTCGCGGGGACGAGATTCTCTCGTTGGTCCGCGCCATTGCGGAGGGTGCGCCTTCGGCCGCCGCCTTGGCCGAAAGCCAAACCTCCCTGGCGCCCTTGTTCACGGTGACCGTGACCGAAGAAACGTCGCCGGTGACGGCAACCCCCACCGACACCCCCGAGCCGACGGCGACAGAATCCCCCATTCCGACACCGGCCGGCAGGGCGCAGGCCATCGCGTTTGTTTCCACCCGGGTGGATGGAATTCCCCAAATTTTCACGATGGACCTGGAGGGCGAAAACCTCCGCCAAATCACCGACGAACCGGAAGGGGCTTGCCAGCCGGATTGGTCCCCGGACGGATCCCAGTTGGTCTTTATTTCTCCCTGCAAGGATCCGACCGAAACCAAATATGTAAAAACCGCCGTCTTTACGATCAATGCAGACGGATCGGGAAGGACCTCGCTGACCAAGGTCCCCGGCGGAGACTACGATCCCGCCTGGTCCCCGGACGGAAAGAAAATACTTGTGACATCGCTGCAGAACAACCGGCAGCATATCTATGTGATGGATGCGAACGGCGACAACCGCGTGGATATCAGTATTAAATCGGGGGCGACCGATTCCCAAGCGCGCTGGGCGCCGGACGGAGAGCGGATCGTGTTCGTTTCCATGGCCGGCAGCCAGCCGATTGTTTTCCTGGGGGGCATCGATCCGCAAAAAAATCCGCCCAAGGATTTTTCCGATGTGCCGTATTCCACGATGAGTCCGGATTGGTCGGTGGATAATTTCATCCTCTATGTTACCGGCCGCGGCCAAGTGTTGATTTGCCAGGATGCCACCCGCCACGTCTGTCCGAAAAACCCGCTGACCGAAGAATACCGGAGCACAACCGTCGCCCGTTTCTCGCCGGACGGGAAGTGGGTTCTCTACGACATGAAAGACAAAGAGAAAAACAACCGCGATATTTACCTGATCCCCATTGTAGGAGCCCAGCAACCCCGCCGGCTCACCACCGATCCGGCTGATGAGACCGACCCCGCCTGGAGACCGATGCCCGCGGAAACGTAG
- the rsmD gene encoding 16S rRNA (guanine(966)-N(2))-methyltransferase RsmD: MRVISGTAKGKKLKSVPGDSTRPITDRAKVALFDILSGELEGSVFLDLFAGTGGVGIEALSRGARRAVFVDVEPKSIHTVRANLQATRLADRGEAIRSDSFRFLDRTQPEAFDIIYVAPPQYKGLWLHALDAIDRQPGWLAPDGMVVVQIDPKEERGVALTRLVEFDRRRYGSTLLWFFEKRGEQAGR; the protein is encoded by the coding sequence ATGCGGGTGATCTCAGGAACCGCCAAAGGGAAAAAACTCAAATCCGTTCCGGGAGATTCGACCCGGCCGATCACGGACAGGGCCAAGGTCGCCTTGTTCGATATTCTTTCCGGAGAGCTGGAGGGATCCGTCTTTTTGGATCTGTTTGCCGGGACCGGCGGCGTGGGGATCGAAGCCCTCTCGCGCGGCGCACGGCGGGCGGTGTTCGTGGATGTCGAGCCGAAATCCATCCATACGGTCCGGGCAAACCTGCAAGCCACCCGTCTGGCCGACCGGGGAGAGGCGATCCGTTCGGATTCGTTCCGCTTCCTGGACCGGACTCAGCCCGAAGCCTTCGACATCATCTACGTCGCTCCCCCGCAATATAAAGGATTGTGGCTCCACGCCCTGGATGCGATCGACCGTCAGCCCGGCTGGCTGGCCCCGGACGGGATGGTCGTCGTCCAGATCGATCCGAAGGAGGAGCGCGGCGTTGCGCTCACGCGCCTCGTCGAATTCGACCGGCGCCGGTACGGCAGTACGCTGTTGTGGTTTTTTGAGAAGCGGGGGGAACAGGCCGGACGGTGA
- a CDS encoding ABC transporter ATP-binding protein translates to MHNTLEIEHLHSRYPDGPIVLYDVTLHIRARERVALVGPNGAGKSTLMLHLNGILRAESGIIRVCGTPLEDSTLRAVRRAVGLVFQNPDDQLFSPTVFDDVAFGPMYQGCAPEEIRRRVHSALAAVHMESYIHRVSHHLSVGEKKRIAIATVLSMDPEILVLDEPTAGLDPQARRNFIRLLAELPQTMLVAAHDLSFVREICQRTVILDSGRIVADGPTRKILADRKLLAAHGLQA, encoded by the coding sequence ATGCATAACACTTTGGAAATCGAACACCTTCATTCGCGTTATCCCGACGGTCCGATCGTGCTGTACGACGTTACCCTGCACATCCGCGCCCGCGAACGCGTGGCGCTGGTAGGCCCCAACGGCGCCGGGAAATCCACGTTGATGCTCCATCTTAACGGCATCTTGCGCGCGGAATCCGGCATAATCCGGGTGTGCGGGACGCCCCTTGAAGATTCCACCCTGCGGGCCGTCCGCCGCGCGGTGGGGCTGGTCTTTCAGAATCCCGACGACCAGCTCTTTTCCCCGACCGTGTTCGATGATGTGGCTTTCGGTCCGATGTACCAGGGATGCGCGCCGGAGGAAATCCGCCGACGAGTCCACAGCGCGTTGGCGGCCGTGCACATGGAATCCTACATCCATCGGGTTTCGCATCACTTGAGCGTCGGCGAGAAAAAGCGGATCGCCATTGCCACGGTCCTTTCCATGGACCCGGAGATCCTGGTCTTGGATGAACCGACCGCCGGCTTGGACCCCCAAGCCCGCCGGAATTTCATCCGCCTTCTGGCGGAACTGCCGCAGACGATGCTGGTGGCGGCGCACGATCTGTCGTTCGTCCGGGAGATCTGCCAGCGTACGGTGATTCTGGATTCAGGCCGGATTGTCGCCGATGGTCCGACGCGGAAGATCCTTGCCGACCGCAAATTGCTCGCGGCGCACGGTTTGCAGGCCTGA
- a CDS encoding class II fructose-bisphosphate aldolase has protein sequence MSASPQQIVQKYYGEAVAVGKDGSLAVRDSAKVAAQAETLARASAFGSTTERNQARWLIWETARTLGIVPASINELYLARGKGLVEKPFTVPAMNLRVMGFDSARAALRAAKARKVGALIFEIARSEMNYTDQRPSEYVSSILAAAIAEGWNGPVFIQGDHFQVSAKKYAANPEPEIKAIQDLIREASAAGFYNIDIDTSTLVDLSQPTVREQQKINSKLCADFTAFIRANQPAGVQISIGGEIGEVGGHNSTEEELRAYLELYREELQRVDPNAAGLSKISLQTGTSHGGVVLPDGSIAKVAVDFDTLKKLSLISRKDYGLGGAVQHGASTLPESAFSKFPEYETCEVHLATSFQNIAFEKIPPALHEEVNTWVKDHCAEERKEKDTEEQFLYKTRKKAVGPFKKAFWDMPEANRKALTEAWEKQFGFLFEQLAVNDTRDVVAKFVKPVPIRKTLADFGEAGAGEDASAVKDLAD, from the coding sequence ATGTCCGCAAGCCCGCAACAAATCGTTCAGAAATATTACGGCGAGGCCGTTGCCGTCGGCAAGGACGGTTCGCTTGCCGTGCGCGATTCCGCCAAGGTCGCCGCTCAAGCCGAGACCCTCGCCCGCGCTTCCGCGTTCGGATCCACGACCGAGCGCAACCAAGCCCGCTGGCTGATCTGGGAAACCGCCCGAACGCTGGGGATCGTTCCAGCTTCGATCAACGAACTGTACCTCGCCCGGGGTAAAGGCCTGGTCGAAAAACCCTTCACCGTTCCCGCGATGAACCTGCGCGTGATGGGCTTCGATTCTGCCCGGGCAGCCCTGCGCGCCGCGAAGGCCCGCAAGGTCGGCGCGTTGATTTTCGAGATTGCGCGCTCCGAAATGAACTACACCGACCAGCGGCCCAGCGAATACGTGTCCTCAATCCTGGCCGCCGCGATCGCCGAGGGCTGGAACGGCCCGGTCTTCATCCAGGGCGACCATTTCCAGGTCTCGGCCAAGAAGTACGCCGCCAATCCGGAACCCGAAATAAAAGCCATCCAGGATCTGATCCGGGAAGCGTCCGCCGCGGGATTCTACAACATCGATATCGACACTTCGACCTTGGTCGACCTCAGCCAACCGACGGTCCGCGAACAGCAAAAAATCAACAGCAAGCTGTGCGCCGATTTCACCGCCTTCATCCGGGCCAACCAGCCCGCCGGCGTGCAGATTTCGATCGGCGGCGAGATCGGGGAAGTGGGCGGTCACAACAGCACGGAAGAGGAACTGCGCGCCTATCTGGAACTGTACCGGGAGGAATTGCAGCGGGTGGATCCCAATGCCGCCGGCTTGAGCAAGATCAGCCTGCAGACCGGCACCTCGCACGGCGGCGTGGTGCTTCCGGACGGCAGCATCGCCAAGGTTGCCGTGGATTTCGACACGCTGAAAAAACTCTCCCTTATCTCGCGCAAGGACTACGGCCTGGGCGGCGCGGTCCAACACGGCGCTTCAACCCTGCCGGAGAGCGCGTTCAGCAAGTTCCCCGAGTACGAAACCTGCGAAGTGCATTTGGCCACCAGCTTCCAGAACATCGCCTTCGAAAAGATCCCGCCCGCCCTGCACGAGGAAGTAAACACCTGGGTCAAGGACCATTGCGCGGAAGAACGCAAGGAGAAGGACACCGAGGAGCAATTCCTCTACAAAACCCGGAAGAAGGCCGTCGGCCCGTTCAAGAAGGCCTTCTGGGATATGCCGGAGGCCAACCGCAAGGCTCTGACCGAGGCCTGGGAGAAGCAATTCGGCTTCCTCTTCGAGCAATTGGCGGTGAACGACACCCGGGACGTGGTGGCGAAATTCGTCAAGCCGGTTCCCATCCGCAAGACTCTCGCCGATTTCGGCGAGGCCGGCGCAGGCGAGGATGCCAGCGCGGTGAAGGATTTGGCGGATTAG
- a CDS encoding DUF998 domain-containing protein, protein MDTPNAVSVFLRNFEWLGILSCVLVMCGLTIPAFLYRGKMGERYSPWNHFVSELGEVGVSRAARIFNGCMVTAGAFFFPFAIGLGVSLQGIWAKLGMFAGIWTAVSILLIGVFPMNDLEQHVNAALSFFNAGMVTIIFFTIEIFAQPDGSMFLPREAGWTGVVVILCYAAFLKSVPRPASGADIADFFQTEKLGRERPRFWIKPILEWIVVLFSTLWYFSTALIIALC, encoded by the coding sequence ATGGATACCCCAAACGCTGTTTCCGTTTTCTTGCGGAATTTCGAATGGCTGGGAATTCTATCCTGTGTCTTGGTCATGTGCGGGTTGACGATCCCCGCTTTCTTGTACCGCGGAAAAATGGGCGAACGGTACTCCCCCTGGAATCATTTCGTTTCGGAATTGGGGGAGGTCGGGGTGTCGAGGGCGGCGCGGATATTCAACGGGTGCATGGTGACGGCGGGAGCGTTTTTTTTTCCCTTTGCGATCGGGCTTGGGGTGTCCCTGCAGGGAATATGGGCGAAACTAGGGATGTTCGCCGGAATATGGACCGCCGTCTCCATCCTCCTGATCGGCGTCTTTCCGATGAATGATCTGGAGCAGCACGTTAATGCGGCGCTTTCCTTCTTCAACGCCGGGATGGTCACCATTATTTTTTTTACTATCGAAATATTCGCCCAACCGGACGGATCGATGTTTCTTCCGCGGGAAGCGGGCTGGACCGGGGTGGTGGTCATCCTGTGCTATGCGGCGTTTCTTAAAAGCGTGCCCCGTCCGGCATCGGGCGCAGACATTGCCGACTTCTTTCAAACGGAGAAGCTTGGACGTGAGCGGCCAAGATTTTGGATAAAGCCCATCCTGGAATGGATTGTCGTTCTCTTCTCGACCCTTTGGTACTTTAGTACTGCCTTAATCATCGCCCTGTGCTGA
- a CDS encoding glycosyltransferase family 4 protein — translation MTRNPLRIVLLHHSAPPVIGGVESVLGHHARLMSAAGHSVRIVAARGASANPDIEFLRLPLVDSLDPEILAAKRELDAGRVPPGFASLSDRLSGLLRSAASGFDLLIAHNVCSLNKNLVLTDALYRIYRTADFPRLILWHHDLAWATPRYRSELHPGRPWDLLRDPWPGAVHACVSALRRRELSHLNGIPPERIRVVPNGIPVEAFLNLGERTIGIVRGLNLFQADPLLLLPVRITPRKNLEFAVRTLAALRASQPAAVMVVTGPLGAHNPNNRDYLRRLIALRQSLGLEDAFHFLAETEARELPDSVIADLYRLADALFLPSREEGFGIPILEAGISRRPVFCSDLPTLRELGSGSATFFPPDDDPERVASLIRGRLQDDPVHRLSASVRTGFRWEQIFEESIAPLLRQTAGRAPESGSG, via the coding sequence ATGACTCGGAATCCGCTGCGGATCGTCCTGTTGCACCATTCCGCGCCGCCCGTCATCGGCGGGGTGGAGAGCGTGCTGGGCCACCACGCCAGGCTGATGTCCGCGGCGGGGCATTCCGTCCGCATCGTCGCCGCCCGCGGCGCCTCCGCAAATCCCGATATCGAATTCCTGCGCCTCCCGCTGGTCGATTCCCTCGATCCGGAAATCCTCGCCGCCAAGCGGGAGTTGGATGCGGGGCGCGTCCCTCCCGGCTTCGCCTCCCTCTCGGACCGCCTGTCCGGCCTGCTGCGGTCCGCCGCATCCGGATTTGATTTGCTGATCGCGCACAACGTCTGCTCGCTGAATAAGAACCTGGTGCTGACCGACGCGCTGTACCGCATCTACCGTACGGCGGATTTCCCCCGGCTGATCCTGTGGCATCACGACCTGGCCTGGGCGACTCCCCGCTACCGGTCCGAATTGCATCCCGGCCGGCCGTGGGATCTCCTGCGCGATCCCTGGCCCGGCGCCGTCCACGCCTGCGTGTCCGCCCTGCGGCGGCGCGAACTCTCCCACCTCAACGGCATTCCTCCCGAACGGATCCGCGTCGTTCCCAACGGCATCCCGGTCGAGGCGTTCCTCAACCTGGGCGAACGCACGATCGGGATCGTTCGCGGGTTGAACCTCTTCCAGGCGGATCCGCTGTTGCTTCTGCCGGTGCGCATTACGCCGAGGAAAAACCTGGAATTCGCGGTCCGGACTCTTGCCGCCCTGCGCGCCTCCCAACCGGCGGCCGTGATGGTGGTGACCGGGCCGCTCGGAGCCCACAACCCCAACAACCGCGACTATCTGCGGCGGCTGATTGCTTTGCGCCAATCGCTCGGCCTGGAAGACGCATTCCACTTCCTGGCGGAAACGGAGGCGAGGGAACTCCCGGATTCCGTCATCGCCGATTTGTACCGCTTGGCCGATGCGCTCTTTCTGCCGAGCCGCGAGGAAGGCTTTGGAATCCCCATCTTGGAAGCGGGGATCAGCCGCCGCCCCGTCTTTTGCTCCGATCTGCCCACGCTCCGGGAACTGGGGTCCGGCTCGGCGACGTTTTTTCCGCCGGACGACGATCCGGAACGCGTCGCTTCCCTCATCCGCGGCCGCTTGCAGGACGACCCGGTCCACCGTCTGTCCGCGTCCGTCCGTACCGGTTTCCGCTGGGAGCAGATCTTCGAGGAAAGCATCGCGCCGCTGTTGAGGCAGACCGCCGGCCGGGCGCCGGAGTCGGGAAGCGGATGA
- the cbiQ gene encoding cobalt ECF transporter T component CbiQ, with protein sequence MHAHVFDPYVDANSPVHSLDPRIKLALAVVFIIGVALVPIGSWAALVLFLATILGAIILSLIHPAKILRRSVIALPFVLAAVPLLFSGSGNPLFSIPIGELNINIFSGGMIRFLTIVVKSWISIMAALLLSGTTNFQELLVAMRSFRINRLLVAVIGLMWRYLFILADEAIRLMRARDARSGAELGKRAGGTVFWRAKVTGGMAGSLFIRGFDRADRVYSAMLARGYDGETRSLPAPPIPRVQYAVLIAGIIWISIPILISYLIR encoded by the coding sequence ATGCATGCGCATGTGTTCGATCCGTATGTCGATGCGAATAGTCCGGTCCATTCCCTGGATCCAAGGATTAAATTAGCGTTGGCCGTGGTTTTCATTATCGGCGTCGCCCTGGTTCCCATCGGATCTTGGGCGGCATTGGTTTTATTCCTCGCCACCATCCTTGGCGCCATAATCCTCTCATTAATTCATCCGGCAAAGATCTTACGCCGCAGCGTTATCGCGCTTCCCTTTGTGCTGGCGGCCGTACCGCTGTTGTTTTCAGGATCAGGCAATCCTTTATTTTCTATCCCAATCGGCGAATTAAATATAAATATCTTTTCCGGTGGAATGATTCGTTTTCTTACTATTGTTGTTAAATCGTGGATATCTATAATGGCGGCTCTTTTACTTTCGGGAACAACTAATTTTCAAGAACTTCTTGTGGCTATGCGCAGTTTCAGAATAAACCGTCTCCTGGTAGCCGTCATCGGATTGATGTGGCGCTATTTGTTTATTTTGGCGGATGAGGCCATCCGCTTAATGCGCGCCCGGGATGCCCGCAGCGGCGCAGAACTCGGAAAACGAGCCGGCGGGACCGTGTTTTGGAGAGCGAAGGTGACCGGCGGTATGGCCGGCTCCTTGTTTATCCGCGGATTTGATCGGGCGGACAGGGTGTATTCGGCAATGCTGGCCCGCGGCTACGACGGGGAAACCCGATCGCTTCCGGCACCGCCCATCCCCCGGGTCCAGTATGCTGTCCTGATCGCGGGAATTATCTGGATAAGCATTCCTATACTCATCAGTTATTTGATCCGCTAG
- a CDS encoding glycosyltransferase family 4 protein, with amino-acid sequence MTSPFSVPSHIGFISTRFAGTDGVSLETAKWADVLEQLGHTCFYFCGMSDRPAERSRIVPEAFYRHPVIDAMNRTAYAGDWNATAQARAAHPEIASLYRDYFSIYVRPPQMSLQIQGLKDMFKEQLYAFAKDFSINVLVVENALTIPLNLPLGLAITEFIAETGFPAIAHHHDFHWERRRFMVNCVRDYIAAAFPPNLPSIRHVVINSIAASRLASRTGLSAMVIPNVMDFEQPPKPPDAYALNARSGLGIADGQKLFLQPTRIIQRKGIEHAIELTRRVGIPAKLVITHASGDEGTEYERRVREFAKLLEVDVGFESSVVQDTRGLTSDGRNIFTLADVYPQADLVTYPSSVEGFGNAFLEAVYYRRPIVVNNYSIYEVDIKPKGFSVVEFNGFIDDATLETVRHCLTHPEEMEGWADKNYLLARRYFSYSVLRRRLRLLISDCLGEAR; translated from the coding sequence ATGACCAGTCCGTTCTCCGTCCCCTCGCACATCGGCTTCATCTCCACAAGGTTTGCCGGAACCGACGGCGTCTCCCTCGAGACCGCCAAATGGGCGGACGTGCTGGAACAACTCGGCCACACCTGCTTCTACTTTTGCGGCATGTCCGATCGGCCCGCGGAACGCAGCCGGATCGTCCCCGAGGCTTTCTACCGCCACCCGGTCATCGACGCCATGAACCGGACCGCCTATGCCGGGGATTGGAATGCGACGGCCCAAGCCCGCGCCGCGCATCCGGAGATCGCTTCCCTGTACCGGGATTATTTTTCCATCTACGTCCGTCCGCCGCAGATGAGCCTGCAGATCCAGGGCTTGAAGGACATGTTCAAGGAACAGCTGTACGCCTTCGCCAAGGATTTCTCCATCAACGTACTGGTCGTCGAAAACGCACTGACGATTCCCCTGAACCTGCCCCTCGGCCTGGCGATCACCGAGTTCATCGCCGAAACCGGCTTCCCGGCCATCGCCCACCACCACGATTTCCATTGGGAGCGCCGGCGCTTCATGGTGAATTGCGTGCGGGATTACATCGCCGCCGCCTTCCCCCCTAACCTGCCCTCGATCCGCCACGTTGTCATCAATTCCATCGCCGCCTCACGGCTGGCCTCGCGGACCGGGCTCTCGGCGATGGTCATTCCCAACGTGATGGATTTCGAACAGCCCCCCAAGCCGCCGGACGCCTATGCCCTGAACGCACGCTCCGGCTTGGGAATCGCCGACGGCCAAAAGCTGTTCCTTCAGCCGACGCGCATCATCCAGCGCAAAGGGATCGAACACGCAATCGAACTCACCCGCCGGGTGGGGATCCCCGCCAAGCTGGTCATCACCCATGCGTCGGGCGACGAGGGCACCGAATACGAACGCCGGGTCCGCGAATTCGCCAAACTGCTCGAGGTGGACGTGGGATTTGAATCGAGCGTCGTTCAGGACACGCGCGGACTGACTTCCGACGGGCGGAACATCTTCACCCTGGCGGACGTGTATCCGCAGGCCGACTTGGTCACCTATCCTTCGAGCGTGGAAGGATTTGGAAACGCATTTCTGGAAGCGGTGTATTACCGCCGTCCGATCGTGGTCAACAATTATTCCATCTACGAAGTCGACATCAAACCGAAGGGTTTTTCGGTCGTCGAATTCAACGGGTTCATCGACGACGCCACCCTCGAGACCGTCCGGCACTGCCTGACCCATCCGGAGGAAATGGAGGGCTGGGCGGATAAAAACTACCTTCTGGCGCGGCGCTATTTCTCCTACAGCGTCCTGCGGCGCCGGCTGAGGCTGTTGATCTCCGACTGCCTCGGGGAAGCGAGGTAG